The genomic region TTCTTCAACGCTATGGTAAATTTGATGTTTTTTATTGAAATTATATTTGTTAGCGGCTTTGTAGGAACCATAAAGGTTTCCAATGTAAAAACCTGCACTCATTCCTGTATATATCCATGCATAAGCACTTTTGTTACCGTTCTGATCAAAGCCACGATATGCTTGATAGACAGACATTCCTGTCATAAAAAGTGAAACTAAGCCATCTTTCCAATATCCGCAATAAACTTTGCCAAGTCCAGGTGCTATTGCCGACATTGCTAAACTAAGTCCCGGACTTTTGTATTTTAATGAAAGTGCGTCTTGTAAAATAGTATTGTATTGTTTAATCGGAGCATAATCAATATCCCCCGCTTCTTTAAGCATTTCATTTGCAGATGCATAGTCGTTTTCATACATTGCAGTTGTTAAATCAAAAAATAATTTCTTTTCCTTTATGAGTGAAGTATTTGAAACGAGAAAAAATTTTGCTTTAGGAAGGTTATTATTTAGTATTAAAAGCTTTGAATATTCATAAGCCATTTCGTTAGATAATGAATCCAAAGAAAAATACATGCTTTCTATTCGTGCAATTCCTGTGTTATAATTTTCAGAAAAGCGATATGACCTTATAAGTTTTAGCTTGATATCGCTTTTGTTAAATGAATCAAGAAATAAAATGCGCTCATATTCTTCGGCAGCAAGTGTGAAATTATTTGCTTTATAAAGATAGTTTGCATATTTCTTTGAGTTTTTAAGACTAAAAATGTCTTGTGCGTATGTATTGCTAATAAAAAAAAACAATACAACAATTAGAATTTTACTTAGTAATAAGTTTTTCATATTTGGCATTTCTTACAGGATCTATTAAAAGATGTGAATGGCGGTCAATTTGATAATCACCGGGACTTAAGCCGTTGCAACGGGAATATCTGTCAAAAAAGTTAATAAGTCCGAAAATTGTTCCTTGTTGTTGAATGGCTTTTATGGCATATATTGAACATGATGGTGTAAAACCACAAGAGCCTGCATCTTGTGATGAAATAAATACTTTATAGAATAAAAATAATGATGAAAAAATAAATTGTATTTCATTGTTATTATTTTTGGCAAAACTGTAATCTGTTTTAGCAAGCTCCGGTTTTATATCTCTGAACTTATTTATTTCTTCAATGCGTTGTGAAAAGCTTGAAAAACTATTTAGAAGCAGGAAGAGGATAATTATAGTAATTCTCATTTTTGATATTATTTACTTCAATGTTTTTAAAAGTTGTAATTTGATGATTTTCTTTCCCATCCAGATACATTATTTGAACTATTTCGGTAGGAAAGTTCAAATTATTGACAATGGTATATTTTTTATAAAACTGTTTTCCCAACATCTTATCTTTACTATTAAAAAAAATAACTCCAAAAAGTTCTTTGTTTTTATTTGATATCATTACTTTTCCAAGATCTCCAAAATCTTCTTTAGTTTCCCATGTAGTTATAATTTGTCCTTGGTCTTTTTCTACATTAGTAATTTCATAAATGTTGCTTGATAAACCAAAATTTGAAAGACTTCCATTTAAGGAAAGATGAAATATTGTTGATTTAATTAGTGGTAATGATTTTGTTTGTGCATAGAGTTTATTGTTTGCAAATTTATAAACAAAAGTGTCTTTAATTACCCAAGTTTCTTTTTCGGGAAATATAAATTCGTAAACTAACTTTTGAATGTTTTTATCATAATATATTCTACCCATACTTAATTGATAACTGCCGTCAAAATTTTTTGTTTTAATGGAAATGTCAGCTTCAACTCTAAAAAATTGTTGTCCTAAAGAAATATTAGGTATAATTAGAAAACAGAGTATAAAAAATGAAAAAATATTTGTTTTAAATTTTGGTGGTGGAAGCATAAGAAAATTTAATTTAATGAATAAATAATATAACATAAAAACAAATTATTTATAGTTATAACGCCATATATATATACCACAAAGTAAGCAACAAGCTAAACTCATTATTACACTAATAGTTTCATCAATATCGTATGTCATATTAAATTTATTAGGTATAGGGGATAAGTTGGGATTTAAAGAAAAATCAATATTAGGATTATTAATCTTTAATTTTGTGTATGTTGCAT from Bacteroidota bacterium harbors:
- the yidD gene encoding membrane protein insertion efficiency factor YidD, with the translated sequence MRITIIILFLLLNSFSSFSQRIEEINKFRDIKPELAKTDYSFAKNNNNEIQFIFSSLFLFYKVFISSQDAGSCGFTPSCSIYAIKAIQQQGTIFGLINFFDRYSRCNGLSPGDYQIDRHSHLLIDPVRNAKYEKLITK